A section of the Babylonia areolata isolate BAREFJ2019XMU chromosome 31, ASM4173473v1, whole genome shotgun sequence genome encodes:
- the LOC143275848 gene encoding syntaxin-6-like → MSMEDPFFVVRDEVQKALGTARNLFSRWRELQEDPSLASREEVEYTTNELRNSLRSIEWDLEDLEETVSIVERNPKKFKIDEFELNDRRNFIERTKASIRDIRRQISSPSRMNGAGGEPNDRQALLSASNGPSRPQDRYTRLDTEMERANQEYMDDTLQQQQSLMAAQDDQLDMIGTSVGVLKNMSHHIGNELEEQNAMLDDFRQDMDHTETRLDQTMKKMAKVMHMSNDRRQWMAILALVIILIIVIILFFLL, encoded by the exons ATGTCAATGGAGGATCCATTTTTCGTCGTGAGAGA TGAGGTGCAGAAAGCCCTGGGAACGGCCCGCAACCTGTTCTCACGATGGCGGGAGCTTCAGGAGGACCCCTCGCTGGCGTCGCGGGAAGAGGTGGAGTACACCACCAACGAACTGCGCAACAGTCTGCGCTCCATTGAGTGGGACCTGGAGGATCTGGAGGAGACTGTCA GCATTGTGGAGAGAAATCCCAAAAAGTTCAAGATCGATGAGTTCGAGTTGAATGACAGGCGGAACTTCATAGAGAGGACAAAGGCGTCAATCAgg GATATACGCCGTCAGATCAGCAGCCCCAGTCGTATGAACGGAGCAGGGGGAGAACCAAACGACAGACAG GCTTTGTTGTCGGCATCCAACGGACCGAGTCGACCACAGGATCGTTACACCCGACTGGACACGGAGATGGAGAGGGCGAACCAAGAGTACATGGATGATACTCTGCAGCAGCAACAG TCGCTGATGGCTGCCCAGGATGACCAGCTGGACATGATCGGGACCAGCGTGGGGGTGCTGAAGAACATGAGTCACCACATCGGCAACGAGCTGGAAGAGCAAAATGC aatgctTGACGATTTCCGCCAGGACATGGACCACACGGAGACACGACTGGATCAGACGATGAAGAAGATGGCCAAAGTGATGCACATGTCAAATG ATCGACGACAGTGGATGGCCATTCTGGCTttagtcatcatcctcatcatcgtcatcatccttttCTTCCTGTTGTGA